GCTCGCGTCTAGGGCGATGTGGCTCCGGCTTCGTCCAGGTATTTGAGGAACGGGTGATCCGGCGGAAGGACCATGGTCGTTCCCTCGCCTAGCGTCTTTCGATAGGCCTCGAGGCTTCGGACGAAATCGTAGAACTCGGGATCCTCGGAGAAGGCGTCTGCATAGACACCTGCTGCGCCCGCATCACCCTCACCACGAATGCGCGTGGCATCACCCCGGGCACGTTCGATGGTGATCTCTGCATCCCGATCGGCTGCCGCGCGGATCTTCCGCGCCCCCTCTTCACCTTCGGCGCGGTATTTCTTGGCCAGCTCTTCCCGCTCGGAGCGCATGCGACCGTAGACCTTCGACTCCGGCTCACCGGATGGGATCTCCGTGCGGTTGATGCGAACCTCGGCGAGCTCGATTCCGTTGGCTCGAATGTTCTGGCACGACCGCGCCGTGATCACGTCGGTCAAGGTCAGCGGTAGCTCGTTCCCGTCGAGGTCCTTGCGTACCGGCACACAACCCGATGCCCGTGCGGGGGCCAGATCGACGCCATCCGGGATCTCGCGGGCCAATACCTGCTCGAGCTTGAGGCGCCCGATCACCTCACGCACCCGGCCTTTCACCAACTGATTCAGTTGACGCTCGGCTTCCTCGATGCCCGCCGGAAAGCTCTTGTAGAACTGGAGCGGATCGCTGATCCGCCAGATCGCGAAGTTGTCGACGACCAGCGGCTCCTTGTCGAGGGTCTGGATGGGCTTCGGTTCCGGCCCCGAGCTCAGATGCAGCCAACGGCTATCGAAGGTGCGGATCTCCGTCACCGGAAACGCCAACGAGATGCCGGGCTCGGTGATCACCGAGCGCACGTCGCCCAGGAAGAGCGCGATACGCTGCTCTCCTTCGCGATTGAGCACCAACGGGCCGTAGCCCAGGTAGCTCGTCACAAGCGGTACACCGATCAACAACAACAGAAGAAGACGGGCCATCAGCGACTCCTCCCAACTTGATCGAGGGGCAGGTAGGGCACCACCGATCCGGGCTCGACGATGACCTTCTGGGATTTCGAGAGCACCTCTTCCATCGTCTCCAGATAGAGCCGCTTGCGGGTGATCTCTGGTGCCTTCTTGTACTCGATCAGCAGGGAACGAAAACGGGCGTTCTCTCCCTCCGCCTTCGCGATTCGGCTCTGCTTGTAGGCCTCCGCCGATTCGAGGAGCTCGGCCGCGGTGGCCTGGGCGCGAGGCAGCACCTGATTCTGGTGGGCCCGCGCCTCGTTTTCCTGGCGATTGCGATCCTGGTTGGCCGCGACCACATCATCGAAAGCACCTCGCACCTCCGTCGGCGGTTGCACTTCCTGCAGCTCGACCTGGAAAACTTCGATCCCGGTTTGGTAGAGGTCGAGCAATGCGGTCAGAAGGGTCGCGGCCTCGCTCTCGACGGAGAACCGCGCATCGGCGAGCACGCCATCGATGTGGTTGAGGGCAACGACCTCGCGCATGGCCGCCTGCGCGGCGTCCCGCACGATCGCATCGATATCCCGAACGGAATAGAGCGCCCGCCGCGGATCGACGACCCGGTAGCGGACCACGAACTCCAGATGGACGATGGCGTTGTCACCGGTCTGCATGACCGTCTCGGCCTTGGTCTCGAGCGGCCGATCCACATCGCCGAACTCCTCCCGACGAACCTTCTGGGTCTGGACGATGGCGTGGGTCTCGATCGGTGCGGGCAGATGGAAGCCGAGGCCGGACG
This sequence is a window from bacterium. Protein-coding genes within it:
- the hflC gene encoding protease modulator HflC; the encoded protein is MARLLLLLLIGVPLVTSYLGYGPLVLNREGEQRIALFLGDVRSVITEPGISLAFPVTEIRTFDSRWLHLSSGPEPKPIQTLDKEPLVVDNFAIWRISDPLQFYKSFPAGIEEAERQLNQLVKGRVREVIGRLKLEQVLAREIPDGVDLAPARASGCVPVRKDLDGNELPLTLTDVITARSCQNIRANGIELAEVRINRTEIPSGEPESKVYGRMRSEREELAKKYRAEGEEGARKIRAAADRDAEITIERARGDATRIRGEGDAGAAGVYADAFSEDPEFYDFVRSLEAYRKTLGEGTTMVLPPDHPFLKYLDEAGATSP
- the hflK gene encoding FtsH protease activity modulator HflK, whose amino-acid sequence is MAKGGAPEERKAGRLIRRLSTGVLLIVGLAVWVGYTGTFQLDIGEQAVILRLGAYNRTVTSSGLGFHLPAPIETHAIVQTQKVRREEFGDVDRPLETKAETVMQTGDNAIVHLEFVVRYRVVDPRRALYSVRDIDAIVRDAAQAAMREVVALNHIDGVLADARFSVESEAATLLTALLDLYQTGIEVFQVELQEVQPPTEVRGAFDDVVAANQDRNRQENEARAHQNQVLPRAQATAAELLESAEAYKQSRIAKAEGENARFRSLLIEYKKAPEITRKRLYLETMEEVLSKSQKVIVEPGSVVPYLPLDQVGRSR